The following nucleotide sequence is from Coleofasciculaceae cyanobacterium.
TGCGTCCTGCTGCACGCTTTACCCTGTAAGATTCCGAGCCTACTCAGTAGTGCCAGGTAAGGAGTCATCTATCTCTTAGATGGTGGGACTTTAACCCACATCTATCCATTAGTTCAAGCTACATACGGTTTTCTCTCCGTCATCACTTGGAAGCCTCTACCTCTCTAATCTCTAGAGCTTCGCAGCTTCAACGAATCGCACAAGCCTCGCCGTTTAGGGCGACTTTTGATGTAGTATTTATGTTACAATTGCTCTATGAAAACGTATAAATTCAAGTTGTATCAATCTAAGCAAAATAAGCGTATTCCCTGCCAAATCAATGCTAGCGCAAATGTTTATAATCATTGTATTGCTTTGCATCTACCATACTACAAGATGTTTAGAAAGCACTTGAATATGTACAAATTAATGAAGCATATCGCCAAACTGCGTAAGCGGATAAAATACTGGCAACAAGTTGGTAGTCAAGCGGTACAAGAGATTTGTCAGCGAATAGACAAAGCCTACAAGCTTTTTTTCAAGCAGTTTAACAGAGGTACTAGACCGCCTGGTTTTAAAAAGACTAGAAAATACAAATCTTTCACTCTTAAACAATCTGGATATAAGTTTTTATCTGGCAATAAAGTACGCATTGGCAACAGGGTTTATAAGTTTTCAAAAAGCACAGAGATACTTGGGAAGGTTAAGACACTAACTGTTAAAAGAAACAATCTAGGTAAACTATTCATTTTGGTTGTGACGGACTATGTTGGAGAATTAATCGCACCAGTGACGGGTAAAATCGCCGGGTGGGATTTTGGCTTAAAAACATTTTTAACAGGCAGTGACAATACATCTATTAAATCTCCTTTGTTTTTCAATCAGTCTAGGAATAGGCTAAAAGCAGCTAGCAGGAATTTATCTAGTAA
It contains:
- a CDS encoding transposase; translated protein: MKTYKFKLYQSKQNKRIPCQINASANVYNHCIALHLPYYKMFRKHLNMYKLMKHIAKLRKRIKYWQQVGSQAVQEICQRIDKAYKLFFKQFNRGTRPPGFKKTRKYKSFTLKQSGYKFLSGNKVRIGNRVYKFSKSTEILGKVKTLTVKRNNLGKLFILVVTDYVGELIAPVTGKIAGWDFGLKTFLTGSDNTSIKSPLFFNQSRNRLKAASRNLSSKKKGSNAARTRTCLQALIL